A window of Bacillota bacterium contains these coding sequences:
- a CDS encoding saccharopine dehydrogenase NADP-binding domain-containing protein, whose product MRCVVLGGGGAMAGQVAMDLRENSVFEDFIMADIRFDHAARRCEELGDPRFRPALADASDKQGLAKTLRGATVCINCAQYNYNTAVMGACLQAGAGYIDLGGLFHVTRKQKPMHGAFKEAGVPAVLGMGSTPGTMNVLARYGVDLLDTVERADALCAWVDEASVEGPFIPPYALRTMLEEMTEDAWAFEDGELRPFPAGSGGEIVRFPEPVGSVPVYLCLHSEPATWPVSWRDKGLAGCAFKIGMPPSLREKMAFLARLGFHRKEALDGVGAIPPVEYLERLIAQQACGAPQGATSSTLEVLRARVVGTRNGLRCTHNVDMLAQDHSRWKVSATTGTPPSIVSGYMGEGRIPPGVWAPEEVIDPVPYFEDLAKREMRVQVETLYEPIAYR is encoded by the coding sequence TTGCGCTGCGTTGTTCTGGGTGGGGGCGGAGCCATGGCCGGCCAGGTGGCCATGGATCTCAGGGAGAACTCCGTGTTCGAGGACTTCATCATGGCAGACATCCGGTTTGACCATGCGGCGAGACGTTGTGAGGAATTGGGGGACCCGCGGTTCCGGCCAGCCCTGGCCGATGCCAGTGACAAGCAGGGTCTGGCCAAGACCCTGCGGGGCGCGACTGTCTGCATCAACTGTGCCCAGTACAACTACAACACTGCCGTCATGGGGGCCTGCCTGCAGGCAGGTGCTGGATACATAGACCTTGGCGGGCTCTTTCACGTGACCCGGAAGCAGAAACCTATGCATGGCGCCTTCAAGGAAGCAGGCGTGCCTGCGGTTCTTGGCATGGGCTCAACTCCGGGAACCATGAATGTCCTGGCTCGCTACGGTGTGGACCTCCTGGATACGGTTGAAAGGGCCGATGCGCTGTGCGCATGGGTGGATGAGGCCTCCGTTGAGGGGCCCTTCATTCCCCCCTATGCCTTGAGGACCATGCTGGAGGAGATGACCGAGGACGCCTGGGCCTTTGAGGATGGGGAGCTGCGACCGTTTCCCGCAGGTTCAGGAGGGGAGATTGTGAGGTTTCCGGAGCCGGTTGGCTCTGTCCCGGTTTACCTCTGCCTTCATTCCGAGCCCGCCACGTGGCCAGTCTCCTGGAGAGACAAGGGGCTTGCCGGGTGTGCCTTCAAGATTGGAATGCCGCCATCCCTTCGCGAGAAGATGGCCTTCCTGGCCCGGCTGGGCTTTCACCGCAAGGAGGCCCTCGATGGCGTTGGCGCCATTCCTCCCGTGGAGTACCTTGAAAGGCTCATAGCCCAGCAGGCCTGTGGTGCCCCCCAGGGGGCGACCTCCTCCACCCTCGAGGTCCTCCGGGCAAGGGTGGTGGGAACTAGAAACGGCCTGAGATGCACACACAATGTGGATATGCTGGCTCAGGACCATTCCAGGTGGAAGGTATCGGCCACCACCGGCACCCCGCCCTCCATAGTCTCCGGTTACATGGGGGAGGGGAGGATACCCCCGGGCGTCTGGGCGCCGGAAGAGGTGATTGACCCAGTCCCATACTTTGAGGATCTGGCCAAGCGGGAGATGCGGGTACAGGTTGAAACGCTGTATGAGCCCATCGCCTACCGGTGA
- the selA gene encoding L-seryl-tRNA(Sec) selenium transferase — protein MDFSSELRKIPSVTEVLDVPEIASLLHRYSRTLVVRAIRSVLAEARRQVSEGQAAPAPSDMTGPVLRELAGSTSRSLRSVINATGVVVHTNLGRSVLASEAVEAVIEAATGHVNLEYDLGTGERSSRQDHVTGLLVELTGAEAALVVNNNAGAVLLCLDTLASGREVVVSRGQLVEIGGSFRLPDIMAKSGARLVEVGTTNRTYISDYAGAIGPSTAMLLRVHPSNFRQVGYTASASIGELVSLGAEREVLVMDDQGSGTLLDLERYGIVDPPIRDSISAGAGIVTCSGDKLLGGPQAGIILGKKNLIDRLRCNPLARALRIDKLSLAALEGTLRLYRDEERALSAIPTLSRLAQGGELLEQRAIRLAGMVRKTPSLEVKVAQSTSQAGGGSNPGEDLPSWVVAVRPSDGKVTALEEALRRAQPPVIARIHRGFLVLDMRTLGDHDLEAVAEALLDNC, from the coding sequence ATGGACTTCTCGAGTGAACTCAGGAAGATCCCATCAGTGACCGAGGTCCTGGACGTACCAGAGATAGCCAGCCTGCTCCATAGGTACTCGCGAACCTTGGTGGTCAGGGCCATTCGCAGCGTCCTTGCGGAGGCAAGGCGCCAAGTGAGTGAGGGGCAGGCTGCCCCCGCACCTTCAGACATGACAGGCCCGGTGCTTCGCGAGTTGGCCGGGTCAACCTCGAGAAGCCTCCGGAGTGTGATAAATGCCACCGGCGTAGTGGTCCATACCAACCTGGGCCGCTCAGTACTGGCCAGTGAAGCCGTGGAGGCCGTGATTGAGGCTGCGACGGGGCATGTGAACCTCGAGTACGACCTGGGTACCGGGGAGAGGAGTTCCCGCCAGGATCACGTCACCGGTCTCCTGGTGGAACTCACTGGGGCCGAGGCGGCCCTCGTAGTGAACAACAACGCCGGGGCGGTGCTCCTTTGCCTGGACACCTTGGCCTCCGGGCGGGAGGTAGTGGTGTCCCGGGGGCAGCTGGTGGAGATCGGGGGTTCCTTTCGCCTGCCGGACATCATGGCCAAGAGCGGGGCACGGCTGGTAGAGGTGGGCACCACCAACCGCACGTACATCTCGGACTACGCTGGCGCTATAGGACCATCCACTGCCATGCTCCTCCGCGTTCACCCGAGCAACTTCCGGCAGGTAGGCTACACAGCTTCTGCCAGCATAGGCGAGCTTGTGAGCCTTGGCGCTGAACGAGAGGTCCTGGTAATGGATGATCAAGGCAGCGGTACACTGCTGGATCTGGAGAGATACGGCATTGTGGACCCGCCTATCAGGGACAGTATCTCCGCCGGCGCCGGCATTGTCACCTGCAGCGGTGACAAGCTCCTGGGAGGACCACAGGCTGGCATAATCCTAGGCAAGAAGAACCTGATCGACCGCTTGAGGTGCAATCCCTTGGCCCGGGCTTTGAGGATTGACAAGCTGAGCCTGGCAGCCCTGGAGGGCACCCTCCGCCTCTACAGGGATGAAGAAAGGGCCCTGTCAGCAATACCTACCCTCTCCCGGCTGGCCCAGGGAGGGGAGCTCCTTGAGCAACGGGCGATTAGGCTGGCAGGCATGGTCCGCAAGACCCCTTCCCTGGAGGTCAAGGTGGCACAGAGCACCTCGCAGGCTGGGGGGGGTTCAAACCCAGGCGAGGACCTCCCCAGCTGGGTGGTGGCCGTCCGTCCCTCAGACGGGAAGGTGACAGCCCTGGAGGAAGCACTCAGAAGGGCCCAGCCCCCCGTCATCGCCAGGATCCACCGGGGCTTTCTTGTCCTGGACATGAGAACCCTAGGAGACCATGACCTGGAAGCGGTGGCGGAGGCTCTGCTGGATAACTGCTAG
- a CDS encoding DUF2975 domain-containing protein, which yields MRIETQGIQFIFHEGAEQVDPPWLLVMNGVVALPMLLLALFVIYQLRKVFGSVAGGCPFEPGNPGRIRLIGIAICISSAVRSVGSFLGGWFIEHAVNFPGIEVRALLRPDLNTLFLGLVVMVLSEVFRYGSVLQEDHDLTV from the coding sequence ATGCGGATAGAGACCCAGGGCATCCAGTTCATCTTCCATGAGGGCGCGGAGCAGGTTGACCCCCCATGGCTCCTGGTGATGAACGGGGTAGTTGCCCTGCCGATGCTTCTGCTAGCACTGTTCGTTATCTACCAGTTGAGAAAGGTGTTCGGGTCCGTCGCGGGAGGCTGTCCCTTCGAGCCCGGGAACCCGGGCCGGATCCGCCTGATCGGCATAGCCATATGCATTTCCTCGGCTGTGCGGTCCGTGGGGAGTTTCCTGGGGGGATGGTTTATCGAACACGCTGTGAACTTTCCCGGCATTGAGGTGAGGGCGCTATTAAGACCGGACCTCAATACCCTGTTCTTGGGGTTGGTCGTCATGGTACTATCTGAGGTCTTCCGCTATGGCTCGGTGCTCCAGGAAGACCATGACCTTACGGTTTGA
- a CDS encoding helix-turn-helix transcriptional regulator has product MSIIIRLDRVMVDRKVPLTELAQRVGITNANLSILKNNKVKAIRLATLNALCRELSCQPGDLLEYVDDEA; this is encoded by the coding sequence ATGAGCATAATCATTCGCTTAGACCGAGTGATGGTAGACCGTAAGGTTCCCTTGACCGAACTCGCTCAGCGTGTAGGCATTACCAACGCTAATCTCTCGATCCTGAAGAACAACAAGGTCAAGGCCATTCGTCTTGCGACCCTGAACGCGCTCTGCCGGGAGCTATCCTGCCAACCCGGCGACCTCTTGGAGTACGTAGACGACGAGGCATGA